The region CGGTCAGCGACGCCAGGTCCTTCAGGCCCAGGCGCTCGGCCAGGGCGTCGTCGGCCTTGCCGTCGACGGGAGCGCGGACTTCCTTCACCTTCACGGCGAATTCCGCGTCCTTGCCGGCCAAGCTGGCGGCTTGATAGTTCTCCGGGAACTGCACCTTCACGGTGACGTCGTCGCCCGGCTTGGAGCCGACCAGCTGGTCTTCAAAGCCCGGGATGAATTGACCCGAACCCAGGACCAGCTCGGCGTCCTCGGCCTTGCCGCCGTCGAACTCGACGCCGTCGATGCTGCCGACGAAGTCGATCAGCAGTTGGTCGTCGGTCTTGGCCTTCACCGTCTTGCCGGTGCGCGGCTCATAGGTGCGGGCCTGCTTGGCCAGCTCGCCCAGGGCCTCTTCGACTTCTTCGTCGGCCGGGGTGTAGACCGGGCGCTTCAGCTCCAGCGACGAAACGTCGATGGGCTCGAAGTCGGGCATCACTTCAACGGCCAGTTCGAAGGTCAGGTCTTCGCCGCCGGCGATGACCTTGTCCATGTCCGACTCCGGCTTCAGGTCCGGCTGGCCGGCGGGACGCAGCTTGTTGTCGTCCAGAACCTTCTGGGTGGTTTCATTGAGCGCCTGCTCGATGACTTCGCCCATCAGGGCCTTGCCATACAGACGGCGAACGTGAGCGGTCGGCACCTTGCCGGGGCGGAAGCCCTTCACGTTCATCTGCGGGGCGACTTCCTTGATCCGGGCGTCGAGGCGCGAGGCGAGCTCGCCGGCCGGAACGGTGACGCCATAGACGCGGCTCAGGCCTTCGCCCGACTTTTCAACGATCTGCATGGACATGGTCTTCTCAAGTCTCGGACAGGCGAACGTGAAACACGTCCCTTACGTCCGCCTTCGGGATGAAACAGAGGCGCCGCCGTCGAGCCCCGAAGAATCCGGTGCGCCCGCGCGGCGGCGCGAAGAGCGCCCTTATGTCATGAGGGGACCGCCGGGCCAAGCCCGACTTTATGTGGCCAAACAGCGTGAAAACCCCGCCCTTGAGGGGCGACGGCGCGGATGAGGGCCTCGAACATCCCCTCCTCCCAGAGCCAGAACCGGAATCCTCGCACTTTCGGATGACGAGGTCGTTCGGCTGCGCTAGACGGACCGCTTCGCGGCTATGGCGGAATTGGTAGACGCACCGGTTTTAGGTACCGGCGGGAAACCGTGGGGGTTCGAGTCCCTCTAGCCGCACCACATATTCGGACCTCAGGCATAGTGTGAAGGCCTGCCGGCCGACGCTGCAGCGTTCTCCGCAACAACAAGATCCTCTTGAATACACCTTCGCTGCGTAGCGAAGGCGCGCGGTCGCTCAGGTTGAATGCCTATGGCGCGGACCGGCTTTTGGGTCCAAGCCTGTGGGGTCGTCGGTCAAGATCGGCGCTAAGGAAACTAAAAAGAGATGGACGGTCCCCGTGAAGCAACCGAGTTCCGCCGTGTGGGATGAAAAGCATCTCCGGCTCGGCGTGAAGGCGGCGGGGGTCGCCCTGTGGGCCTGGAACGTGGAAACCGATCGCCTGACAATGGACGAGATCGGCTACGACCTATGGGCCATCCCGAGGGATACAGAAGTCACCTTCGAGGACCTGTCGGCCCATATTCACCCGGCCGATCGTGACCGGGTTCGCGCCGCCTTTGACGCAACACGGGGGCTGGTTGGTCCCTATGAGACCGACTTTCGCATCCTGATCGGCGATGAAGTGCGCTGGATTTCCGCGCGGGGCCGCGGTGACGACGAGGGCATAGTCGGCGATGTGATGTTCGGCGTCTTCCTGGACGTCACTGGCCGAAAGCAGGCGGAGGAAGCCAACGAGCTCCTGGCCGGCGAAATGAGCCATCGGGTGAAGAACCTGATCACGGTCGCCGGCGCCCTGACCGCCATGACGTCGCGCTCAGCCGCAACGAAGGAAGAAATGGCGCATGACTTGACCCAGCGCCTCACCGCTCTGGGCCGCGCGCAGGATCTGGTACGCCCGGTGCCAGGCCAGACCCAGAACGCCGCCCTGCTGGGCGACCTGATCTCGGTGGTGCTGACGCCCTATGACGACATGGGCGCGTTCAGCGGCCGGATTCGTGTTTCGGTGCCCAGGGTGGGCATTAGCGAGGCGGCCGCTACAAACCTGGCCCTGGTTCTCCATGAACTGGCGACGAACTCGCTCAAGCACGGCGCCCTGTCGGCGCAGGCCGGACTGCTGGACGTCGGCTGCCAGATCGAGAACGATTTGGCGGTAATCGTATGGACCGAAAGCGGCGGACCGCAGGTCACCGCGCCGGCTTCGGACAAGGGCTTCGGCAGCAAGCTGCTAAGCCGGATCATGACCAGCCATTTCCGAGGCGAGGTCATCTATGACTGGCCGTCCGACGGTCTGATCGCGACCCTGAAGATTCCGACCAAGAAGCTCGGCTTCTGAACGAGCCCGGCGCAGAGACTGCCG is a window of Caulobacter sp. NIBR2454 DNA encoding:
- the tig gene encoding trigger factor, with product MQIVEKSGEGLSRVYGVTVPAGELASRLDARIKEVAPQMNVKGFRPGKVPTAHVRRLYGKALMGEVIEQALNETTQKVLDDNKLRPAGQPDLKPESDMDKVIAGGEDLTFELAVEVMPDFEPIDVSSLELKRPVYTPADEEVEEALGELAKQARTYEPRTGKTVKAKTDDQLLIDFVGSIDGVEFDGGKAEDAELVLGSGQFIPGFEDQLVGSKPGDDVTVKVQFPENYQAASLAGKDAEFAVKVKEVRAPVDGKADDALAERLGLKDLASLTDLLRKNLADRYAASSRFKLKRALLDALDTKHDFPLPPRMVDAEFAGIWQQVQADKERGGLPEEDAGKSDEQLQTEYRKIAERRVRLGLVLAEIGRKHDVTVSDRELTEAIRREAIQYGAQAQQVLQFYQQNPAAQAQVRAPLYEDKVVDLIFDKAKVTDEAVSKEELLQDDDLPEGYGA
- a CDS encoding sensor histidine kinase, which produces MKQPSSAVWDEKHLRLGVKAAGVALWAWNVETDRLTMDEIGYDLWAIPRDTEVTFEDLSAHIHPADRDRVRAAFDATRGLVGPYETDFRILIGDEVRWISARGRGDDEGIVGDVMFGVFLDVTGRKQAEEANELLAGEMSHRVKNLITVAGALTAMTSRSAATKEEMAHDLTQRLTALGRAQDLVRPVPGQTQNAALLGDLISVVLTPYDDMGAFSGRIRVSVPRVGISEAAATNLALVLHELATNSLKHGALSAQAGLLDVGCQIENDLAVIVWTESGGPQVTAPASDKGFGSKLLSRIMTSHFRGEVIYDWPSDGLIATLKIPTKKLGF